From the genome of Anopheles funestus chromosome 2RL, idAnoFuneDA-416_04, whole genome shotgun sequence:
CGAAGTCATCGTTCAAACGGTAGAACCATATAAAccgaacaaacaaatcaatatcGATCGATCATTCATCATCCTCACACAGATATACGATACCACAAGCTTTTtatcaaggttttttttgttttgttttgttttaatccaACCATAGCCAGTACTCTACTAccataaacaacaaacataaagAAAGATCAACTACACACGATTGTAATTTCGTTTCCGGTCCATCATATACTGCACGTGATCCGGCGTGATACCGGAAGCGCATGTTGACGGTATTGTACCGCAACGGGTTTAGGGAAGCTTAGGATGCAAGGCCCAACGTTTTGCGTACGATGCGTCGGGCAATTTTGTTAAACTCTTCCCTGTTTTCGCGCCACATTATCGCTGCATCTACGTTTGCACCGGACTCATCGTTTGGTTCTGCAAGAGAAAATCAAGCAAACGGTGCAGGCTTAGTGTGATTGATCGTGTTACGAATAATTAAAGCAACCGATGCTTAGTGTTTTTACGCCGCTCGTTTCTCTTATTGGAAGGTATGCTATTGATAatgtattattaatttaattattgtttcgAAATTCAATTTACTTCTAGCATCTATCCCAAAGGCTGTATCGGCGATGATGgataaagaatttatttttgatggAAACAACTTCGAATGCTGGCGGGCGTGGATGATGGTGCAACTAGCGAGTGAAGGCATGTTGCAGTGCGTTCAGTATGATCCAGATGACCTGTTTGGACAGTTTATACTAACAGCAGACCATTCGATAGGGTTTGAAATGCGGCAAATGCTACTTCTTGGCTTTAAACTACAGGATTTAAAGTGCACTAGATTGCTACTGCAGAACATTGGCGAAACACACAGCAAGCATTTCCATAGTAAGCACACGGCTTCAGACATTTGGAATATTTTGAATGGCAAATACGGCTCAGAGCAAGAATAACTCTCGAACATTTCGATTCGTTATTCGTTATTTTTGTGAAACATTTCGAAATTTACCATGAGGAAATCGATGATGATAATCAATCCTAAGTTAAAATTAAAGGCTAAAAACTTACCGGCCAACATACTAACAACACTTAGTAAAATCTTTTCCACACTCTGTACAGGACTCCAGCGCTCAGCTGATAGTTCATAGCCTACGGGAAGAGAAAGGACGGTCATTAAAATGCACACCGACTACTCCAGTTCAACGGACAAACCTAGCGGATCATCTCCCGGTGCATGTAAGATCGATATGCAAACACGGCCGTCAGTAAAAACTAGAACGAAATAAATGGATTACAAAGAATCAATGAAGGGATTTTCGTGTTTGCTCATAGGTCTAGACGCATACTGTTTGGATGGAACATTTCACACGTAAATTTCATCTTTGGTGGACTGAGTGGATAGTCCGGTGGAAACACCAGTTTCGCTGTGAAAATTCCACCCTCGAAGCAGGTACCTTCCGGGCCGCTGGAATAAAAATGGCACGAGCTTAGCGACTTTGAACTTTGACCAACAGGTTGAAACTCACGTAATTAGGGCTTCCCATTCGAAAAAGTTCTCCTCACTGATCGGACCAGCAATGATGCCTTCCGGTGGGTTTAAGGTGAGTTCTGAAATGAGGCATAAAGTGCAACGTCGATCGGATGAAGAAATTAGGCACCGAGCTGGTACATCCAACAGGGTACTGCTTGATGGCAAATGCAGCCTGCTGCCATCGGAGATGTGCTGGCTGCACCATTCTACTTACGTCTGTATTCGGCCATTAAACGCCTTAAGGCGGAACCTGCCATGCTGGCTAGTGTGTTGCGGAATCTTGGCAAACGTTGAACGAAATTATTTCGCCCCCCACTGAAGAATAGATTTCTCTTTTCGATGCAAACAAACggaacgtaaaaaaaactaggtCTCACTTTGACATCTCATATTCGTGTACTGTGTGTGGCGATTTTGACAGCGCATGTTTGTTTACGTCGTCAGCAACCATTGTTGCAAGTGGGTGGGGGTGGGTAGGCTTTTGAGAGGAATAAACCAGTGCATCGAATGAACGACGGTGAAGGAGGAGAGCATGAAGCTTTTGGCTGGACCGACTAACCAGGTCAATGGCATGTTTGTATACGAAAATCGTCGTTGAAAAACTATGAATGAAATTACCCGATGTAACTACTTTCGATTGCAGTTTGTGGAAGTTTTAGAACCTTATTAATAGTTATACGGCTTTACAGCAGGATATTGCtttttgggatttttattCCTTCAACTAGGACGCGACAGAATAACGCTTAGCGAACCTACAGTCCTGCCTGTAGCCCAAAACCAGGCCCTTTGGGTTCCTCGGTAAGCGAAGTCAGTTGACCCACTGGTTCGGAGGCAAATCGTCCGTTACGTGGTCCCGGGCGGGGCTGCTGTCCCTTCTTGAGACTATTCAAAATTTCTTCCGTATCGGCTACACTTAAATCCTCCTGCGAATGGTAATTGATGCATTATTATCACATTATCCGCCACATTTCTCTGCGTGTACTAACGTAGTAGTCATCGTTCACCGCCAACATTGGAGCATTAACGCAAGCACCTAGACATTCCACTTCGGAGATTGTAAATTTACCATCTTTAGTAGTTTCACCGACACCGATGCCCAgatttttctaaaacaaaatataaaacaaaaaagtatgaaACACTTCCCGAATAACCTGCTTCTGCCGTTTTCTTCTACCTTGCAGCATTCCAGCACTTCGTCGGATCCAAGCAGCCAACACGGGGTAGTAGTGCACACCTGGATGTGATACTTTCCGGTTGGTTTTCGCATAAACATTGTGTAGAATGTGGCTACTTCGTACACTCGCATATGGGGCAGACCCAGGATATCGGCCACCTTGTGCATGGCCGAAATTGGTAGCCAACCGTGCTGTCGTTGGGCAAGGTCCAGCAGTGGAATCATGGCACCACGTTTGTGTCCCTCTGGATAGATATTCAGAATGGCTTCGGCTCTCTGTAACAAAGCACGGGGAAACGTTATTCAGTAGGACTAGCTTATCGTCCCTGGGTTCCATTCAGAAACATTCACGCTTAGCATGCCTTCTGATTATCTGCAGTAAACTCAAACGGAATGCTCGGATTATCCTCGGGCGTATCGCGATGCACGAACAAGTTGTCGCTCATTTTCACCGTTGACGTGCTCAGAGGCCGGGTGGCCCCGAGTCGCTACAAAAGAGCAAGGAAACTTAtgtaatgctgctgctgctgccatcaaaacaaaagccacaGTTGGCGGAATATTTGTCGGCAAACTGGAAGGACGAACGCGCTGGCTTACCATGGCGTTGGCGAACAAGCGCAACATTGCTATTGCTCCGAACAATCGTTTACGACGACGAAATTTTCTACCACCGCCTAGAGCAATCGGCCAATCGAAAATTCCTTATTTGTTGACAGAAGTTGGTTACccaatgttgtgtttttagcAGCTGACAGTTGACAAATGGGTTTTTGTTCTCGTGGGAAAaggggaaacaattttttttaaaatcgcGAAAATCAGTGaagtaaaaatgttttgtaagattttttttaaatacctcACTGTTTTTTCTAATTGTTCTTTGAAGGATAAAACCAGAACaataatgattttcttttcataatttcaaatttcatcaTGAACCACTAAAGCTCACGACCGCCAGCTATAAACGCATCACAAAAAAGTGCTGTCAGTTGAATGCGGCCTTCGGCTGTCAGTGAGAAAGCACGTTGTTGAATTAGTTTGGTTTTCCTAGGTGAAGCGCGTCGCAATCCGGCCAAAATCAGTGATTTTTAGTTACAAACCCAATTTGCAGCATTGGCGAGAAGTTAAAAGTATAGCATCATGTTTATACTTTACGAAACACCGGCAGGATATGCCATCTTTAAGGTAAATAGTGCATTCTGTTCGTGAACCGGTCCTACCATCCTGGGACAGCATGCTGTTGATGGCAATAATCGGCTAGCGTGTAGGAAGTAGTGTTGAGGTTATAAAATTGATGgaatatttgttttcccattttttttagcttctGGACGACAACAAATTCAAAGAGATCGACAATCTGTACCTGGAGTTCCAAACTCCGGAAAAGGCGAGCAAGATGTAAGTTACTCCTTTCAGGGCGATCGTGAAGCGCTTCAGATACAGTCAGACGCAAAGTTCCTTTCGACCATCTAAAGTAAATGGTAGAATTTTTGGCGCGTCTAATATTAACTATAGCATGAATTATTCACATTATCATCCGCAAGCTATCAGATGTATAAATTTTGGTTTCATGCACAAACTGCTGCTTTCGTATATTCATCCCTTAAACGATATCATTGGCATATGCTAACTATAAACtacgtttcgtttgtttgtctcATATTTTTGCAGTGTTAAGCTGAAACACTTTGAAAAGTTTACCGATACAACGGAAGCTCTTTCGgccgctactgctgctgtcGAGGGTAAATTGTCGAAGTCGTTAAAGAAAGCACTGAAGAAGCTAGTGGTAGATGATGTACAGAATCAGCTGCTCGTTGCCGATGCCAAGCTCGGTAATGCGATCAAGGAAAAGCTTTCGTTACAATGCGTTGCCAACACGTCGGTACAAGAGCTGATGCGTTGCATCCGCTCGCAGTCAGAAAGTCTACTGTCCGGGTTGCCGAAGAAAGAGATGACGGCCATGTCACTTGGTTTAGCCCATTCCCTTTCTCGCTACAAGCTTAAGTTCTCGCCGGACAAGATCGATACGATGATCGTGCAGGCACAATGTTTGTTGGACGATCTGGATAAGGAGCTGAATAACTACATGATGCGAGTTAGAGAATGGTAAGTGAATCGGGCAGAACAACAGCACCGGTCGCAGTGGAACACGATTTAACCACGCTTGTTTTCTTCTAACAGGTACGGTTGGCATTTCCCTGAGCTGGGAAAGATTCTGACCGATAACATAGCATACGTTAAGGTCATCAAACTGGTCGGCATGAGGGACAACATTGCAGACACCGATCTGTCCGACATCTTGATGGAAGAGCTTGAGCAGAAGGTGAAGGAAGCAGCTGAGATTTCGAtgggtaaatattttaaatgttgttttgctcTGAAGGAAGGTATATGAAATGAGTTAAATTTTCTCATCAGGCACGGAAATTTCGGAAGAAGACATAACAAACATTCAAAGCCTCTGCGACGAGATCATTTCGATTAACGAATATCGTACACATTTGGGCGATTATCTGAAGGCACGCATGATGGCCATGGCACCGAATCTGACCGTCCTGGTCGGAGAAACCGTTGGGGCCAGATTAATTGCTCACTCCGGATCGTTGGTCAATTTGGCAAAGCATCCAGCCTCAACACTTCAGATTTTGGGTAAGTGAgaagcatttttcttttaatcatTAAAAGCACGTCTTTCATTTGAAACCTTTTATATCCGCTACAACAGGATCCGAAAAGGCACTGTTCCGTGCGttgaaaacaaagaaagacaCACCGAAGTATGGTCTCATCTATCACGCCAGCATGGTCGGTGCGGCCAGTCTCAAAAATAAGGGACGCATTTCACGATCGCTAGCTGCGAAGGCTTCACTTGCCACCCGTGTGGACGCATTCGGTGATGATGTCACAATGCAGCTCGGTATCGATCATAGGGCGAAACTAGAAACCAGACTGCGCATGCTGGAGGAAGGCAACAGCACGAAACTGTCGGGCATGAAGGCAAAAGCCAAGCTGCAGAAATTCCACGCCGTTAGCGAGGTGAAAACGTTCAAGGTCGCCACAGACAGTACGCTACCGTCGACCTCAAAGAAATTGAAAGCAGATGATGAAGCAGCAAATGCACCCTCGccgaaaaagaagaaggttCAGGTAAGTGGCTCATGTTGAGATCAGCAAGGCGAAAATAATaacttgttttttgtattgcttttgtttctccCATAGGATGTTGATATGGAGGAGGAAAATCCGGAACCCGCAATGGGTGAAGGAtccgccaagaagaagaagaagaacaagaagGTAAGGAATTCAGTGTTCACAAATTTAGCGACCTAGTGGAATGTAATCACACATTACAAACTACATTGTCGAtgtttatctctctctctctttcacagGATACTGTTGTAGAGGAAGAACCCACAGTTCCACAGGAAGAATCCGTGGAACCAGAAATGGGTGAAGGATccgcaaagaagaagaagaagaagtctAAAAGCGAATCGGCACAACCGGCCGATGAAAGCATGATGGACGAAAGTGTAGAAATGCCCGGGTCCgcaaaaaagagtaaaaaatcgaaaggaaaaaaagcaaccgaaGAAGATGAATAGAAAGTAAACAGCGATAAGAAAAAAGGTTGGTAAGTTTAAGGAAGGAAAGTTCTTCTATAGATTAATAGAAGAGGAAGGATGTAGAGGGCGCGAGGGATGGAGGCAATGCTAAGCCAATTTTTTTAGCCTCTTGACTTCCTGTTGCTAATAGGTGAGAAAGGAAAGGCAACGCAGTGCAGTGCAGTGCAGTGCTACATTTgtacaacaatttttattttctaccatttgatagactttccatttcgtttcacGCAACGAAATGTGTAGTTCGTTCTTGATGCCCTTCCTAATATCGTTGATCCTTCTCTAGGCAAGATTTATCCTACCCGTATCATGGGTAAACCAGATTATGTCTccatcaagtttttttttttaaatattgaacccgaatattttaataaatcagTCTAtttgggaagttttttttccgctCAAAATTTTGAGTCTGTTTACTATTCTGTTTGTCACACTCGGTGTTTACTCCCAACGCGCGGTGTAAAGGAAAGCAGTTGTTAGGATTGTCTTTAGTAATAGGAATAAAAATCTTCTATATCGTTTAAGATAATTGTAAAATGGAAtattcatttgaaaaaaatatatacatagaATTCTAAGCAAATTTGATTAATCCTTTTGCTAACatatacaaaaagaaatatggGAAAACATTACTAAAACATGCCTTTTAACAAAGAGGTAGCGTTCGTTTTGCACATCACTGTAAGTAATAGCAACCATCTCACCAATACATCGTTATCATGAAAGGGGAAGTAAAAACACGCAATAGCACACGCGTAAGGGGAAATGGCGTAAGGATTCGAATGGATGGCGGTGTAGGACCCGGACAGGGGGGCGAGAGGTTTAGGAGAGAACGATTCCGTGAAGTTCATATGTGTTGCCATCGCAC
Proteins encoded in this window:
- the LOC125765928 gene encoding nucleolar protein 58 isoform X2; this encodes MFILYETPAGYAIFKLLDDNKFKEIDNLYLEFQTPEKASKIVKLKHFEKFTDTTEALSAATAAVEGKLSKSLKKALKKLVVDDVQNQLLVADAKLGNAIKEKLSLQCVANTSVQELMRCIRSQSESLLSGLPKKEMTAMSLGLAHSLSRYKLKFSPDKIDTMIVQAQCLLDDLDKELNNYMMRVREWYGWHFPELGKILTDNIAYVKVIKLVGMRDNIADTDLSDILMEELEQKVKEAAEISMGTEISEEDITNIQSLCDEIISINEYRTHLGDYLKARMMAMAPNLTVLVGETVGARLIAHSGSLVNLAKHPASTLQILGSEKALFRALKTKKDTPKYGLIYHASMVGAASLKNKGRISRSLAAKASLATRVDAFGDDVTMQLGIDHRAKLETRLRMLEEGNSTKLSGMKAKAKLQKFHAVSEVKTFKVATDSTLPSTSKKLKADDEAANAPSPKKKKVQDVDMEEENPEPAMGEGSAKKKKKNKKDTGCHGGFAIH
- the LOC125765928 gene encoding nucleolar protein 58 isoform X1, whose protein sequence is MFILYETPAGYAIFKLLDDNKFKEIDNLYLEFQTPEKASKIVKLKHFEKFTDTTEALSAATAAVEGKLSKSLKKALKKLVVDDVQNQLLVADAKLGNAIKEKLSLQCVANTSVQELMRCIRSQSESLLSGLPKKEMTAMSLGLAHSLSRYKLKFSPDKIDTMIVQAQCLLDDLDKELNNYMMRVREWYGWHFPELGKILTDNIAYVKVIKLVGMRDNIADTDLSDILMEELEQKVKEAAEISMGTEISEEDITNIQSLCDEIISINEYRTHLGDYLKARMMAMAPNLTVLVGETVGARLIAHSGSLVNLAKHPASTLQILGSEKALFRALKTKKDTPKYGLIYHASMVGAASLKNKGRISRSLAAKASLATRVDAFGDDVTMQLGIDHRAKLETRLRMLEEGNSTKLSGMKAKAKLQKFHAVSEVKTFKVATDSTLPSTSKKLKADDEAANAPSPKKKKVQDVDMEEENPEPAMGEGSAKKKKKNKKDTVVEEEPTVPQEESVEPEMGEGSAKKKKKKSKSESAQPADESMMDESVEMPGSAKKSKKSKGKKATEEDE
- the LOC125765981 gene encoding NADH dehydrogenase [ubiquinone] flavoprotein 2, mitochondrial — translated: MLRLFANAMRLGATRPLSTSTVKMSDNLFVHRDTPEDNPSIPFEFTADNQKRAEAILNIYPEGHKRGAMIPLLDLAQRQHGWLPISAMHKVADILGLPHMRVYEVATFYTMFMRKPTGKYHIQVCTTTPCWLLGSDEVLECCKKNLGIGVGETTKDGKFTISEVECLGACVNAPMLAVNDDYYEDLSVADTEEILNSLKKGQQPRPGPRNGRFASEPVGQLTSLTEEPKGPGFGLQAGL
- the LOC125765991 gene encoding ubiquitin-conjugating enzyme E2 G2 — protein: MAGSALRRLMAEYRQLTLNPPEGIIAGPISEENFFEWEALITGPEGTCFEGGIFTAKLVFPPDYPLSPPKMKFTCEMFHPNIFTDGRVCISILHAPGDDPLGYELSAERWSPVQSVEKILLSVVSMLAEPNDESGANVDAAIMWRENREEFNKIARRIVRKTLGLAS